A region of Lacinutrix sp. Hel_I_90 DNA encodes the following proteins:
- a CDS encoding MoxR family ATPase, whose amino-acid sequence MSDVNAINQLVTKYKALRQEIAKVIVGQDEVVNQILISIFSGGHALLIGVPGLAKTLMVNTIAQTLGLDFKRIQFTPDLMPSDILGSEILDETRNFKFIKGPIFANIILADEINRTPPKTQAALLEAMQERAVTVAGQHYKLDLPYFVLATQNPIEQEGTYPLPEAQLDRFMFAINLNYPTFDEEVQVVKATTTDVTASVNVLFSAQEIIDFQHLIRRIPVADNVIEYAVKIVSKTRPNTDTASDLVAKYVDWGAGPRASQNLILAAKTHAAINGKFSPDIENVQAVATSILRHRIIKNYKAEAEGVTEEQIIASLF is encoded by the coding sequence ATGTCAGACGTAAACGCGATCAACCAACTGGTAACGAAGTATAAAGCATTAAGGCAAGAAATAGCCAAGGTTATTGTTGGTCAGGATGAAGTGGTTAATCAAATATTGATTTCTATATTTTCTGGTGGTCATGCATTGTTAATTGGAGTTCCAGGTTTGGCAAAAACCTTAATGGTAAATACCATAGCGCAAACCTTGGGATTGGATTTTAAACGCATTCAGTTTACACCAGATTTAATGCCCAGTGATATTTTGGGTAGTGAAATTCTTGACGAAACCAGAAACTTTAAATTTATAAAAGGACCAATTTTTGCTAATATTATTTTAGCAGATGAGATTAATCGTACGCCTCCAAAAACACAAGCCGCATTATTAGAAGCCATGCAGGAAAGAGCGGTTACCGTTGCTGGACAGCATTATAAATTAGACTTGCCGTACTTTGTTTTAGCAACTCAGAATCCCATTGAGCAAGAAGGTACTTACCCTTTACCAGAAGCACAATTAGACCGTTTTATGTTTGCTATTAATCTAAATTACCCAACCTTTGATGAAGAGGTGCAGGTGGTTAAAGCAACAACTACAGATGTCACAGCTTCTGTGAATGTTTTATTTTCCGCTCAGGAAATTATAGATTTTCAACACTTAATTCGAAGAATCCCAGTAGCAGACAATGTTATTGAGTATGCTGTTAAAATAGTTTCTAAAACAAGACCAAATACAGATACAGCCTCAGATTTAGTCGCTAAATATGTAGATTGGGGCGCTGGACCAAGAGCGTCACAAAACTTGATTTTGGCTGCTAAAACGCATGCAGCTATCAATGGGAAATTCTCTCCAGATATCGAAAATGTTCAAGCTGTAGCGACAAGTATTCTAAGACACCGTATTATTAAAAACTATAAAGCTGAAGCAGAAGGCGTAACAGAAGAGCAGATTATCGCATCACTGTTTTAA